In a genomic window of Mycolicibacterium neoaurum VKM Ac-1815D:
- a CDS encoding TetR/AcrR family transcriptional regulator: MTDHEATDREQAPASRQRARRTRANGDRSRERILGAATAVATERGYDGTTISAVSKASGLPPTSIYWHFTDKDDLIAAVIDRSYQRWAGALRLPTGGDADSWAGHIGLQVAKALQEEPDFLRLGLKLALDRRPAERHAKTKFLQSRADAFDQFANIIRAVAPGLADDKVEALTTYLIAGADGLFIANEIDGNAQRFVELFELHARLVFQHAIGLLD; this comes from the coding sequence GTGACCGACCACGAGGCGACCGACCGCGAGCAGGCACCGGCATCCCGGCAGCGGGCGCGTCGCACCCGCGCGAACGGCGACCGTTCCCGGGAGCGCATCCTGGGCGCCGCCACCGCGGTCGCCACCGAACGCGGTTATGACGGGACCACGATCTCGGCGGTCAGCAAGGCCAGCGGACTACCGCCGACATCGATCTATTGGCATTTCACCGACAAGGACGATCTGATCGCCGCGGTGATCGACCGCAGCTACCAGCGGTGGGCCGGTGCGCTGCGCCTGCCCACCGGTGGCGATGCCGACAGTTGGGCCGGCCACATCGGGCTCCAGGTCGCCAAGGCGCTCCAAGAGGAGCCGGACTTCCTGCGCCTCGGACTCAAGCTCGCTCTCGACCGCCGTCCGGCCGAGCGGCACGCCAAGACGAAGTTCCTGCAGAGTCGCGCCGACGCATTCGACCAGTTCGCCAACATCATCCGCGCGGTCGCACCGGGGCTCGCCGACGACAAGGTCGAGGCACTGACCACCTATCTGATCGCCGGCGCCGACGGCCTGTTCATCGCCAACGAGATCGACGGAAACGCTCAGCGCTTCGTCGAGTTGTTCGAACTGCATGCGCGGCTGGTGTTCCAGCACGCGATCGGCTTGCTCGACTGA
- a CDS encoding RDD family protein — translation MTAVLDDAVELDPAPQEPAASWGARAAAFGIDVLFGVVLIVILAMLAWTAPFLGALWWVYTALAVLTGLILMGNRWVLPVRTGWTAGRAVTGIRVFRTSGDQNPPDTGRLMVRDVAHLLDTVPLLAGWLWPLLDRRRRTFADLLLRTEVRRVGEPERDVRRPVALGLIGVALVCVGAATAGYLVVYRGDRALEDARGQIAAQGAGIVEKMLSYNPDTVDQDFERARALAADSYRPQLIAQQDALRKAPLVSNEYWSVNSAVLESPPPTTTTASMLLAMQGQRGSNPGAMRFITATVRVDFVKSGEQWQVQNLSVLTRPQMQASGG, via the coding sequence GTGACGGCAGTCCTCGACGACGCGGTCGAGCTGGACCCGGCACCGCAGGAGCCCGCGGCATCATGGGGGGCCCGGGCGGCCGCGTTCGGCATCGACGTCCTGTTCGGTGTGGTGCTGATCGTGATCCTGGCGATGCTGGCCTGGACCGCACCGTTCCTCGGCGCGCTGTGGTGGGTTTACACGGCGCTGGCGGTGCTGACCGGGTTGATCCTGATGGGCAACCGATGGGTGCTGCCGGTGCGCACCGGCTGGACCGCGGGCCGCGCCGTGACCGGGATCCGGGTGTTCCGTACGTCCGGCGACCAGAACCCGCCCGACACCGGCAGGCTGATGGTCCGCGATGTCGCCCATCTGCTCGACACCGTTCCGCTGTTGGCGGGGTGGTTGTGGCCGTTACTCGACCGTCGCCGCCGCACCTTCGCCGACCTGCTGCTGCGCACCGAGGTCCGCCGCGTGGGCGAGCCGGAGCGCGATGTGCGCAGACCGGTGGCGCTCGGCCTGATCGGCGTGGCGCTGGTCTGCGTCGGCGCGGCGACCGCGGGCTACCTCGTGGTGTACCGCGGTGACCGGGCGCTGGAGGATGCCCGCGGTCAGATCGCCGCTCAGGGCGCAGGCATCGTGGAGAAGATGCTGAGCTACAACCCCGATACCGTGGATCAGGATTTCGAGCGCGCCCGCGCGTTGGCCGCCGACAGCTACCGCCCACAGTTGATCGCACAGCAGGACGCATTGCGCAAGGCCCCGCTGGTGTCCAACGAGTACTGGTCGGTCAACAGCGCGGTCCTGGAGTCGCCTCCGCCGACGACGACCACCGCATCGATGTTGCTGGCCATGCAGGGCCAGCGCGGCAGCAATCCCGGTGCAATGCGATTCATCACCGCGACCGTGCGGGTCGATTTCGTCAAGTCCGGTGAGCAGTGGCAGGTGCAGAACCTGTCGGTGCTGACCCGGCCCCAGATGCAGGCGAGCGGCGGATGA
- a CDS encoding SDR family NAD(P)-dependent oxidoreductase yields the protein MPTVLVTGAGRGIGRVIAEQLAVAGWDVIAGVRNTVDGAMLTATHPQRISSVILDITDAEHIAALDAALPARLDAVVNNAGIVVAGPVETVTADQWRKQLEVNVIGQLAVTQAVLPRLRGSQGRVLFISSVNGRLSTPMVGAYAASKFALEAAADALRMELRPWSIPVVLIEPAQTDTDMWRRAPVMVDDAEAALSPEHRALYARHISGMRKSIPVSQRMAVNPKRVAGVVIKALTEKRPRARYAVGAGPKLQLALLTRLPATVRDRLLRSVMRQP from the coding sequence ATGCCCACAGTTCTGGTCACCGGAGCCGGCCGAGGAATCGGCCGCGTGATTGCCGAGCAGTTGGCCGTCGCGGGATGGGACGTCATCGCCGGCGTGCGCAATACCGTCGACGGCGCGATGCTGACGGCCACCCATCCGCAGCGCATCTCATCGGTGATCCTCGATATCACCGACGCCGAGCACATCGCCGCCCTGGACGCCGCCCTGCCCGCCCGGCTGGACGCGGTCGTCAACAATGCCGGCATCGTCGTCGCCGGACCGGTGGAGACCGTGACCGCCGACCAGTGGCGTAAACAGCTGGAGGTCAACGTCATCGGGCAGCTAGCGGTGACGCAGGCCGTGCTGCCGAGGCTGCGCGGCAGTCAGGGCAGGGTGCTGTTCATCTCCAGCGTGAACGGCCGGCTGTCCACACCGATGGTCGGCGCCTACGCCGCCTCCAAGTTCGCGCTCGAGGCGGCCGCCGATGCGCTGCGAATGGAGTTGCGGCCGTGGAGTATCCCGGTCGTACTGATCGAACCGGCCCAGACCGACACCGACATGTGGCGCCGTGCGCCGGTAATGGTCGACGATGCGGAAGCGGCGCTGTCGCCGGAGCACCGGGCGCTCTATGCCCGGCACATCTCCGGTATGCGTAAGTCGATACCGGTGTCCCAGCGGATGGCGGTGAATCCGAAGCGCGTGGCCGGCGTCGTGATCAAGGCGCTCACCGAAAAGCGGCCTCGCGCACGCTATGCCGTAGGGGCCGGCCCGAAGTTGCAACTGGCTTTGCTGACACGGCTGCCGGCAACCGTCCGAGACCGCCTGCTGCGCAGCGTGATGCGCCAACCCTGA
- a CDS encoding YoaK family protein produces MESPVSQRRTVIVLLLLTFSTGLVDAVSVLVLGHVFVANMTGNVIFLGFWFVPHSGVDVAAALVAFLSFVVGTMVGGRMVRHLGTVRRWMSAALTVEVLALTTLAALAGTGVLRYHDDTKLILIAGLAVTFGIQNAAARQFGIAELSTTVLTQTIVGIGFDSRLAGGTGQREKLRYTVVLTMCAGAALGATLTLYVVAPVIGLAAVMVATAGLVFALGPDVRQPG; encoded by the coding sequence ATGGAATCACCGGTATCGCAGCGCCGCACGGTCATCGTGCTGTTGTTGCTGACGTTCTCGACCGGGCTGGTCGATGCGGTCAGTGTGTTGGTCCTGGGACATGTGTTCGTCGCCAACATGACCGGCAACGTCATCTTCCTGGGATTCTGGTTCGTCCCGCATTCCGGTGTCGACGTGGCAGCGGCATTGGTCGCCTTCCTGAGCTTCGTCGTGGGCACGATGGTGGGCGGTCGGATGGTCCGCCACCTCGGCACGGTGCGCAGATGGATGTCGGCGGCGTTGACCGTCGAGGTGCTGGCGTTGACGACGCTCGCCGCCCTGGCCGGGACCGGTGTGCTGCGCTACCACGACGACACGAAGTTGATCCTCATTGCCGGGCTGGCCGTCACCTTCGGGATCCAGAACGCCGCGGCCCGGCAGTTCGGCATCGCCGAACTGTCCACCACGGTGCTCACTCAGACGATCGTGGGCATCGGCTTCGACAGCAGGCTCGCGGGCGGCACCGGCCAACGCGAGAAACTGCGCTACACGGTGGTCCTGACGATGTGTGCCGGCGCGGCCCTGGGCGCCACCTTGACGCTCTACGTCGTCGCACCTGTCATCGGTCTGGCGGCGGTCATGGTCGCGACGGCCGGTCTGGTCTTCGCGCTCGGGCCGGATGTGCGGCAGCCCGGCTAG
- a CDS encoding MarR family winged helix-turn-helix transcriptional regulator, producing MYSMWLNAREQTMWRSYLEMTGLLQTAMNRQLQRDCGLSLADYDVLVALDEAPGCRIADLGARLGWEQSRVSHQLARMRARGLVERRGADDDRRAAVVDLTADGRAALQAAAPAHATLVRAVVFDGMTESQARAVQQWLSTVLRRLR from the coding sequence ATGTATTCCATGTGGTTGAACGCGCGGGAGCAGACGATGTGGCGCAGCTACCTGGAGATGACCGGCCTGCTGCAGACCGCGATGAACCGGCAACTGCAGCGGGACTGCGGCCTGTCGTTGGCCGACTACGACGTGCTGGTGGCCCTCGACGAGGCGCCGGGCTGCCGGATCGCCGATCTGGGCGCCCGGCTGGGCTGGGAGCAGAGTCGGGTGTCCCATCAACTCGCCAGGATGCGGGCTCGCGGACTGGTCGAGCGGCGCGGCGCCGACGATGACCGACGCGCCGCCGTGGTCGATCTGACAGCCGACGGTAGGGCGGCGCTGCAGGCCGCCGCACCGGCGCATGCCACCCTGGTGCGTGCGGTGGTGTTCGACGGGATGACCGAGTCGCAGGCCCGCGCGGTGCAACAGTGGCTGTCCACGGTCCTGAGGCGGCTGCGCTGA
- a CDS encoding PE-PPE domain-containing protein, producing MAGKHRRTAQRAKRVAMVTAATATATAMTVGAAAPAPLPRPEEHYLRVVEQPVDLTAGVSPFGPPGSLPDVTGGAGRAGYDSLQAFIEAYERAIAGINIGGGFGLNIEDLLSKIPLAFLDDILGAVPIGLEPVLAPILGAATPLLIGILDLLNITDAQGNITLSALLGLVGLDLSAPLNLAALNIPGVNIITPGEPFTLLKALAGLDLGWTPGTANAVADAINSTSYLQVGVETLLDSVLGLAGAAVGQIPLLGPLLEGVTGILIGIDLPDLSLMDVRIPIVIGYGFGAMAAGSAYQQVLADLANQPRVGGGGGPLGSLTLLPMILANNVGRANGGMLARFYPLFDLLGIDVRTPDVAATNEGVGIPVLGTGIELGAANLVPIKIDATVQYQPFSDFAAWPNPVSLFNNLLAGTIGASYILRGVDLDSALDQILGEVGDTVAGALDLGSPLDINIYLTLATRTLPLLEPLYLIGDVLNTVSFGTLGTVAYRLANALSPALTSLVNLGYTDVVRNADGTWTRTLDEAGSATPFMSFPTVDWGQAMNDVFTSLVNGFQKEFFSANPTAAPPNVLENLGKLIQTLTGGLNLGGLQAGIDALLASAQPAGQSADAQRETDAGPGALPDTDPSLVTLSVDTGAAESAGKHAADPGAPIPEDSGTEPKHAATEGESVDTEVLTDDEVTDGTDEVTEEVSEEEVAEDEVIEDVTDEEVTEDEVTDDEATQDTEDDTDDREIGAQDERKSAVEADSDEGSVSPFGGRRSASSGVTTDRTATDGTATAPDADAKGGNADRDSDRAGTGSSDSAAAA from the coding sequence ATGGCTGGCAAGCACCGCAGGACCGCACAGCGCGCCAAGCGGGTGGCAATGGTCACGGCGGCAACGGCGACGGCAACGGCGATGACGGTGGGGGCGGCCGCGCCGGCCCCGCTGCCCCGCCCCGAGGAGCACTACCTGCGGGTGGTGGAGCAACCGGTCGATCTGACCGCCGGAGTGAGTCCGTTCGGCCCGCCGGGCAGCCTGCCGGATGTCACCGGCGGCGCGGGCCGGGCCGGCTATGACTCGCTGCAGGCGTTCATCGAGGCCTACGAACGGGCCATCGCCGGTATCAACATCGGCGGCGGGTTCGGGCTGAACATCGAGGATCTACTGAGCAAGATCCCGCTCGCGTTCCTCGACGACATCCTCGGTGCGGTGCCGATCGGGCTCGAACCGGTGCTGGCACCGATCCTCGGTGCGGCCACCCCGCTGTTGATCGGCATCCTGGACCTGCTGAACATCACCGATGCGCAGGGCAACATCACGCTCTCCGCGCTACTGGGGCTGGTCGGACTGGACCTGTCGGCGCCGTTGAACCTGGCCGCTCTGAACATCCCCGGGGTCAACATCATCACCCCGGGTGAGCCGTTCACCCTGCTCAAGGCGTTGGCCGGGCTCGATCTCGGGTGGACCCCCGGAACGGCGAATGCCGTTGCCGATGCCATCAATTCGACCTCCTACCTGCAGGTCGGGGTGGAGACCCTGCTGGACTCCGTCCTGGGCCTTGCCGGTGCCGCCGTCGGGCAGATACCGCTGCTGGGACCGTTGCTAGAGGGAGTGACGGGCATCCTCATCGGCATCGACCTGCCGGACCTGAGTCTGATGGACGTGCGGATCCCGATCGTCATCGGCTACGGCTTCGGGGCGATGGCCGCGGGTTCGGCCTACCAGCAGGTGCTGGCCGACCTGGCCAACCAACCCCGGGTGGGTGGCGGTGGCGGGCCGCTGGGCAGCCTCACGCTGTTGCCGATGATCCTGGCCAACAATGTCGGTCGCGCAAACGGCGGCATGCTCGCCAGGTTCTACCCGTTGTTCGATCTGCTGGGCATCGACGTCCGCACACCCGATGTGGCCGCGACCAACGAGGGCGTAGGAATTCCGGTCCTGGGAACCGGGATCGAGCTCGGTGCGGCCAACCTGGTGCCGATCAAGATCGATGCCACCGTGCAGTACCAGCCCTTCTCCGACTTCGCGGCCTGGCCGAATCCGGTGTCGCTGTTCAACAATCTGCTGGCCGGCACCATCGGTGCGTCCTACATCCTGCGCGGGGTCGATCTCGACAGCGCGCTGGACCAGATCCTCGGTGAGGTCGGCGATACCGTCGCCGGCGCGCTCGATCTGGGCAGCCCGCTGGACATCAACATCTATCTGACCCTGGCGACCAGGACGTTGCCGCTGCTGGAGCCGCTGTATCTGATCGGCGATGTGCTCAACACCGTCAGTTTCGGCACCCTTGGCACGGTCGCCTACCGCCTGGCCAATGCGCTGTCACCGGCGTTGACCAGTCTGGTCAACCTGGGATACACCGATGTCGTACGCAATGCCGACGGCACCTGGACCAGGACCCTGGACGAAGCGGGCAGTGCGACACCGTTCATGTCCTTCCCGACGGTGGACTGGGGCCAAGCCATGAACGACGTGTTCACGTCGTTGGTCAACGGTTTCCAGAAGGAGTTCTTCAGCGCCAACCCCACCGCAGCACCGCCCAACGTCCTGGAGAACCTGGGCAAGCTGATCCAAACCCTCACCGGCGGGCTCAATCTCGGCGGACTGCAGGCCGGCATCGACGCCCTGCTCGCCTCCGCGCAACCGGCCGGCCAGTCGGCCGATGCGCAGCGTGAGACGGACGCCGGGCCTGGCGCCCTTCCCGACACCGATCCGTCGTTGGTGACGTTGTCGGTGGATACCGGCGCGGCGGAGTCCGCCGGCAAGCATGCCGCCGATCCCGGCGCGCCGATTCCCGAGGATTCGGGTACCGAGCCCAAACATGCTGCAACAGAGGGCGAATCGGTCGACACCGAGGTGTTGACTGATGACGAGGTCACCGATGGCACCGATGAGGTGACCGAAGAGGTGAGTGAAGAGGAAGTCGCCGAAGACGAGGTGATCGAGGACGTCACCGACGAGGAGGTGACCGAGGACGAGGTGACCGACGACGAGGCCACCCAAGACACCGAAGACGATACCGACGATCGGGAGATCGGTGCGCAGGACGAGCGGAAGTCGGCCGTCGAGGCGGATTCCGACGAGGGATCGGTCAGCCCGTTCGGTGGCCGCCGGAGCGCCTCGTCCGGCGTGACCACCGATCGCACGGCCACCGATGGCACGGCCACTGCGCCCGATGCGGATGCGAAGGGCGGCAACGCCGACCGTGATTCCGACCGCGCGGGTACGGGTTCGTCGGACAGCGCCGCGGCGGCCTAG
- a CDS encoding SDR family NAD(P)-dependent oxidoreductase, whose amino-acid sequence MDINGASAIVTGGASGIGAASARQLADRGARVVVADLNAERGEALAKEIGGVFVTVDVTKTDQILDAVNTAIDLGPLRALVNSAGIGWAQRTIGKDGEFDSAHNLDAYKKVLEINLVGTFDCIRLAATAMSRNEFTETGERGAIVNLTSVAAFDGQIGQAAYSSSKGGVVGLTLPVARDLSAAGIRVNTVAPGLIDTPIYGEGEASEAFKAKLGQSVLFPHRLGKPEELASMVIELITNSYMNAEVVRVDGGIRMPPK is encoded by the coding sequence GTGGATATCAATGGAGCTAGCGCAATCGTCACCGGTGGCGCGTCGGGTATCGGCGCCGCCTCCGCACGTCAGCTGGCGGACCGGGGTGCCCGGGTCGTCGTCGCGGATCTCAACGCCGAACGCGGTGAGGCCCTCGCCAAGGAGATCGGCGGTGTGTTCGTCACCGTCGACGTGACCAAGACCGACCAGATCCTGGACGCGGTCAACACCGCCATCGACCTGGGCCCGCTGCGTGCCCTGGTCAACTCGGCCGGTATCGGCTGGGCGCAGCGGACCATCGGCAAGGACGGCGAGTTCGACTCGGCGCACAACCTGGACGCCTACAAGAAGGTGCTGGAGATCAACCTGGTCGGCACCTTCGACTGCATCCGGTTGGCCGCGACCGCGATGAGCCGCAACGAGTTCACCGAGACCGGTGAGCGCGGCGCCATCGTGAACCTGACCAGCGTGGCGGCCTTCGACGGCCAGATCGGCCAGGCGGCCTACTCGTCGTCCAAGGGCGGCGTTGTCGGCCTGACCCTGCCGGTCGCCCGGGATCTGTCCGCCGCGGGCATCCGCGTCAACACGGTCGCACCTGGCCTGATCGACACGCCGATCTACGGTGAGGGCGAGGCGTCGGAGGCGTTCAAGGCCAAGCTGGGGCAGTCGGTGCTCTTCCCGCATCGTCTCGGCAAGCCCGAGGAACTGGCCTCCATGGTCATCGAGTTGATCACCAACTCCTACATGAACGCCGAGGTCGTCCGCGTCGACGGCGGCATCCGGATGCCACCGAAGTAG
- a CDS encoding PQQ-dependent sugar dehydrogenase, whose product MPVWQVSHRITCALMGVALVAGCSTDNGPTTAQSGTAAATASGAPPSAPRSAELAEVAVGVPDGMRAAPFDEPRRAMVPAGWTLSVWARTDKPRLMTWAPDDALLVSIPSTGQVLSMRDGKSTVLLDGLTQPHGITFAADRLYIAESNRVSSYAYREGAAAEPRGEGAAAEPRAVVEDLPDARSPDLRGAYSHALKSVAVGPDGAVYFSIGSTGNISEQDRTATPPRATIMRVGSEGGVAQPFSTGVRNGTGLAIAPDGAVWTAVNNRDNIADPSTGQVDPAYVDDNPPESVAKLTPGRELGWPYCNPDGGPANLPLIRDVQTNPDGARLDCAVLPPIEQSLAAHSAPLGLSFTTGQLPRPYDSGALIGVHGSWNRQNPQPPEVSYFAWRDGELGDQQTLVGGFQEPDGSRWGRPVAAVTGPDGSVYITDDYADAIYRLTPPT is encoded by the coding sequence ATGCCGGTCTGGCAGGTTAGCCATCGGATCACCTGCGCCCTGATGGGGGTCGCGCTGGTCGCCGGGTGCTCGACCGATAACGGACCCACCACCGCGCAGTCGGGCACCGCCGCTGCGACCGCCTCGGGCGCACCGCCGTCGGCACCGCGCTCCGCGGAACTGGCCGAGGTGGCGGTCGGGGTGCCCGACGGGATGCGTGCCGCACCGTTCGACGAGCCCCGCCGGGCGATGGTCCCGGCGGGGTGGACACTGTCGGTCTGGGCACGCACGGACAAGCCCCGATTGATGACCTGGGCACCCGATGACGCACTGCTTGTCTCCATTCCCAGTACCGGACAGGTGCTTTCGATGAGGGACGGCAAGTCGACCGTGTTGCTCGACGGGCTCACCCAACCGCACGGGATCACCTTCGCCGCGGACCGGTTGTACATCGCGGAGAGCAACCGGGTCAGCTCATACGCCTACCGCGAGGGCGCAGCCGCCGAGCCGCGCGGCGAGGGCGCAGCCGCCGAGCCGCGCGCGGTCGTCGAGGACCTGCCTGATGCGCGCAGCCCGGACCTGCGGGGTGCCTACTCCCATGCCCTCAAGAGCGTCGCGGTGGGACCGGACGGTGCGGTGTACTTCTCGATCGGGTCCACCGGCAACATCTCCGAGCAGGACCGCACCGCGACACCCCCGCGAGCGACGATCATGCGCGTTGGATCCGAGGGCGGTGTGGCCCAGCCCTTTTCGACGGGTGTCCGCAATGGGACCGGGCTGGCCATCGCACCCGACGGCGCCGTGTGGACCGCGGTGAACAATCGCGACAACATCGCCGATCCATCGACCGGGCAGGTCGATCCCGCCTACGTCGATGACAACCCGCCGGAGTCCGTCGCGAAGCTGACCCCCGGGCGCGAACTGGGTTGGCCCTACTGCAATCCCGATGGTGGTCCGGCGAACCTGCCGCTGATCCGCGATGTGCAGACCAACCCCGACGGCGCCCGGCTGGATTGCGCCGTGCTGCCGCCCATCGAGCAGAGCCTCGCGGCGCACTCGGCGCCGCTGGGGCTGAGCTTCACCACCGGCCAACTGCCCCGACCCTATGACAGTGGCGCACTGATCGGTGTGCACGGTTCGTGGAACCGGCAGAATCCGCAGCCCCCCGAGGTGTCCTACTTCGCCTGGCGTGACGGGGAACTCGGCGATCAGCAGACCTTGGTCGGCGGGTTCCAGGAACCCGACGGGTCGCGGTGGGGCAGACCGGTCGCCGCAGTTACCGGCCCCGATGGCTCGGTGTATATCACCGATGACTACGCCGACGCGATCTACCGCCTGACCCCGCCTACCTGA
- a CDS encoding GlsB/YeaQ/YmgE family stress response membrane protein, with translation MIGTILGALIVGLIVGALARLIMPGKQNIGILMTILLGAAGSLIGSWATYQIGYANSNGGFAIIPFLVGIAVAIVLVAIYVGATGRRGTTVR, from the coding sequence ATGATCGGAACAATCCTCGGCGCCCTCATCGTCGGACTGATCGTCGGAGCGTTGGCGCGCCTGATCATGCCGGGAAAGCAGAACATCGGAATCCTGATGACCATCCTGCTCGGCGCCGCAGGTTCGCTCATCGGCAGCTGGGCGACCTACCAAATCGGCTACGCCAACTCCAATGGCGGCTTTGCCATCATCCCGTTCCTGGTCGGCATCGCGGTGGCGATCGTGTTGGTCGCCATCTACGTCGGCGCCACCGGGCGGCGCGGCACGACCGTCAGGTAG
- a CDS encoding phosphodiester glycosidase family protein → MTVPTVAARLRRFLAGTAALAVGAAVATCTGAPTASAADGRSLLAAAIANTKGSYLVYNFGGGYPAPMLDAGGRWYEAGNGGRVMVIKGASQRLAPRLLVDTHNGYQARCERTPGARTGEGLVQASEIYTPIAAWQALGQPTIAVNANFFDIRGQQGGSWKTTGCSSPLGAYVDNTRGLGKLNVPLTGTLAYAGKQGLSGGNEIWTPLATMILPTSGTPFMVMPRSADDFDAATPVITDLISKGTRFVAVAGLGLLAPGDTGQMNDPGPSAARTALGYVRDRDEFYVFQGGSYTPDQIQDLFRGLGSDTAILLDGGGSSAIVLRRDTGGMWAGAGVPKGSCDTQQVLCDSKERALPSWLAFN, encoded by the coding sequence ATGACCGTGCCCACCGTTGCCGCCCGCCTCCGGCGTTTCCTCGCTGGTACCGCCGCACTCGCGGTCGGTGCGGCGGTGGCAACGTGCACCGGGGCGCCGACCGCGTCGGCGGCCGATGGCCGCAGTTTGCTGGCCGCCGCAATCGCCAACACCAAGGGCTCCTATCTGGTGTACAACTTCGGCGGCGGGTATCCCGCACCGATGCTCGACGCCGGCGGTCGTTGGTATGAAGCGGGCAATGGCGGGCGCGTGATGGTCATCAAGGGCGCCTCGCAGCGGTTGGCGCCTCGGCTCCTGGTGGACACCCACAACGGCTATCAGGCGCGCTGCGAACGCACTCCGGGCGCCCGTACCGGTGAGGGCCTGGTCCAGGCCTCCGAGATCTATACCCCGATTGCCGCGTGGCAGGCGCTCGGCCAGCCCACGATCGCGGTGAACGCCAACTTCTTCGATATCCGCGGGCAGCAAGGCGGGTCATGGAAGACGACCGGATGCAGTTCGCCGCTGGGCGCCTATGTCGACAACACCCGCGGACTCGGCAAGCTCAACGTACCGCTGACCGGCACCCTGGCCTACGCAGGCAAACAGGGCCTGTCCGGGGGTAACGAGATCTGGACGCCCCTTGCCACCATGATCCTGCCGACCTCGGGCACCCCGTTCATGGTGATGCCTCGTTCGGCCGACGATTTCGATGCGGCCACCCCGGTCATCACCGATCTGATCAGCAAGGGCACCCGCTTCGTCGCCGTCGCGGGCCTCGGGCTGCTGGCACCCGGCGACACCGGTCAGATGAACGATCCCGGGCCGTCGGCAGCCCGCACCGCGTTGGGCTACGTCCGCGACCGCGACGAGTTCTACGTTTTCCAGGGCGGGAGCTACACCCCCGATCAGATCCAGGATCTGTTCCGCGGCCTGGGATCTGATACCGCCATTCTGCTGGACGGCGGCGGCTCGTCGGCGATCGTGCTGCGCCGCGACACCGGTGGCATGTGGGCCGGCGCCGGTGTGCCCAAGGGATCGTGTGACACCCAACAGGTGCTCTGCGACTCCAAGGAGCGCGCCCTGCCGAGCTGGTTGGCCTTCAACTGA
- a CDS encoding pirin family protein, with protein sequence MTRTASVEIRPAADRAATKISWLDSKHSFSFGDHYDPANTHFGLLLVNNDDRVAPAQGFDTHPHRDMEIVTWVMQGSLVHQDSTGNSGVIYPGLAQRMSAGRGILHSEKNDSWRLTGSETHSEPVHFVQMWVIPDESGRDPGYQQLEIDDELLRGGLVTIASGMPEHRDRSAITIGNKYAALHGARLQAGETVQLPQAPYLHLFVPRGAVTLEGAGELGHGDAARLTATGGQRVTASEPSEILLWEMHAGLAG encoded by the coding sequence ATGACCCGCACCGCATCCGTGGAGATCCGGCCCGCCGCCGACCGCGCCGCGACGAAGATCTCGTGGCTGGACTCCAAACACTCGTTCTCGTTCGGTGACCATTACGACCCGGCCAACACCCATTTCGGATTGCTGTTGGTGAACAACGACGACCGTGTCGCCCCCGCGCAGGGATTCGACACCCACCCGCACCGGGACATGGAGATCGTCACCTGGGTCATGCAGGGTTCGTTGGTCCACCAGGACTCGACCGGTAACTCCGGTGTCATCTATCCAGGCCTGGCACAACGCATGTCGGCCGGACGCGGCATCCTGCACTCGGAGAAGAACGACTCGTGGCGGCTGACCGGTAGCGAAACCCACAGCGAGCCGGTGCACTTCGTGCAGATGTGGGTGATTCCCGACGAGTCCGGCCGTGATCCGGGTTACCAACAGCTGGAGATCGACGACGAACTCCTGCGCGGTGGGCTGGTCACCATCGCCTCCGGGATGCCCGAGCACCGCGACCGGTCCGCCATCACGATCGGCAACAAGTACGCCGCACTACACGGCGCCCGACTGCAGGCCGGTGAAACGGTGCAGCTGCCGCAGGCGCCCTACCTGCATCTGTTCGTGCCGCGCGGTGCCGTCACCCTCGAGGGCGCCGGCGAACTGGGCCACGGCGATGCCGCCCGGCTCACCGCGACCGGTGGCCAGCGGGTCACCGCCTCCGAACCGTCGGAGATACTGCTCTGGGAGATGCATGCCGGTCTGGCAGGTTAG